One segment of Rhodopirellula baltica SH 1 DNA contains the following:
- a CDS encoding FG-GAP-like repeat-containing protein: MKSGGSLLFVLVLLWSAGCRPNPQSSDTRSPTNSETSKTIATPDQLSADGEAVDSEVDAERFRRRVVGAIAKRDLPTLRSISRQMMLTSDGDAESYETLGDAFNTLGSSKDAIEMFDMAIGSADAPSADLFEKTGHAYMAQGRTFDTIELMKRCVRLHPDDAGRRVSLIGLMISQALERDAVVHLRYLIQRGQAGISELVIASDSSRPQADEQMCKQALKLNPSDLRPQYAMTRFDAYNHRWSEVLEQLKPVVDRHPDFVPAWAFLTRAAVEENDIETLERITNRDFADEYESHPQVWIARGVWADQNGDTSLAVASFAEAVRLDPNHHEALTKLTTALAASGDLELSQRAAVRAGHVNELRDAIDGFLSWRRNSQRLAVVVAEKLQQLGRHWEAVVWLRASFTLSQDPADNLKEKFANARGKLTGKTPWQTFDSQWLPPKSETRKQMMAAATRGWFHRSSDTNDTSKLASGAPKRPPPTRAINDRGYRLIDEAAARGLIHTVGLPRPRTEDGLWLWQSGLGGAGVLDLDLDGWPDLHLTASGGKDGGEPGSRDNQPNTTARNLAGQFVDVSDASGLADSGFTQGVGIGDFNADGFPDCLIANIGINTLYRNNGDGTFTNVTEWMFEHPEDAMSANGTAKTAIGTNPRNTWTSSVAMADIDQDGLSDLIEINYCGGPTPYEQRCLDEIIKKYRSCQPITLPAERDRVHRNRGVIETSSLFEDETDRWFAGSDPGRGLGILVGQIDGMDGLDLYISNDMTANHFWRFENATKSLNEQATIRGVAFNHQSAAEASMGIAVTDADGDLDLDLFVTHFTDESNTFYEQVRAGLFQDTTDSVRLAAPSRDMLGFGTQFLDLDGDAIDELVVANGHIDEFKHKDLEYEMPAQLYAIDSENKWQWVRDSAIGPYFEEPRMGRAMATLDANRDRQTDLVVTDLFRPTALLINQTPRATNSLSVRVVGVQSERDAIGTTVLATTSSGVQMRQRTAGSGYQSSNEPILSFAIPEIDSEVTLEVRWPSGIQQSITVSMPQQELLLIEPAIGD; encoded by the coding sequence GATGCGTTCAACACTTTGGGGTCAAGCAAAGACGCCATTGAAATGTTCGATATGGCCATCGGGTCGGCAGATGCACCATCAGCCGACTTATTCGAGAAGACCGGACATGCCTACATGGCTCAAGGACGAACATTCGACACGATCGAATTGATGAAGCGATGCGTTCGATTGCACCCTGACGACGCCGGTCGGCGGGTTTCATTGATTGGATTGATGATCAGCCAAGCTTTGGAACGTGACGCGGTTGTCCACTTGCGGTATCTCATCCAGAGAGGACAAGCGGGCATCTCCGAACTGGTGATCGCCAGCGATTCTTCGCGTCCGCAAGCCGACGAACAGATGTGCAAGCAAGCGTTGAAGCTCAATCCTTCTGACTTGCGGCCCCAATACGCGATGACTCGGTTTGACGCTTACAACCATCGCTGGTCAGAGGTCCTCGAACAACTGAAACCGGTAGTCGATCGACATCCCGATTTCGTTCCAGCTTGGGCGTTCCTGACCCGCGCGGCGGTCGAGGAAAATGACATCGAGACCCTCGAGCGAATTACAAATCGGGATTTCGCGGACGAATACGAATCGCACCCCCAGGTTTGGATCGCCCGCGGCGTTTGGGCCGACCAAAACGGAGACACTTCGCTCGCGGTAGCGTCGTTCGCCGAAGCGGTTCGGCTGGACCCAAATCATCACGAGGCTTTAACCAAACTCACCACCGCATTGGCAGCATCGGGCGATCTCGAATTGAGCCAAAGAGCGGCCGTCAGAGCCGGACACGTCAACGAGCTTCGAGATGCCATCGATGGTTTCCTCAGTTGGCGTCGCAATTCTCAAAGACTCGCAGTCGTTGTGGCTGAGAAACTCCAGCAACTCGGACGGCATTGGGAAGCCGTGGTTTGGTTGCGAGCGTCCTTCACGTTGTCGCAAGACCCCGCCGACAATCTCAAAGAAAAATTCGCGAACGCTCGAGGCAAGCTCACGGGCAAGACGCCATGGCAAACGTTCGATTCGCAGTGGTTACCGCCCAAATCCGAAACGCGAAAGCAGATGATGGCGGCTGCCACCCGTGGATGGTTCCATCGCTCCTCTGATACCAACGACACGAGCAAACTCGCGTCGGGTGCCCCCAAACGTCCGCCACCGACTCGAGCCATCAACGATCGCGGATATCGGTTGATCGATGAGGCAGCCGCCCGCGGCTTGATCCACACGGTTGGTCTGCCACGACCGCGAACCGAAGATGGCTTGTGGCTCTGGCAATCAGGGCTCGGTGGTGCCGGTGTGCTAGATCTCGACCTGGATGGTTGGCCCGATCTCCATCTGACCGCGTCAGGCGGGAAGGACGGTGGCGAACCTGGATCTCGCGACAACCAACCCAACACCACCGCTCGAAACCTAGCGGGTCAATTTGTTGATGTCTCCGATGCCAGCGGACTGGCCGATTCAGGGTTCACTCAGGGCGTTGGCATCGGCGATTTCAACGCGGATGGGTTCCCTGATTGTTTGATCGCGAACATCGGAATCAACACGCTGTATCGAAACAACGGAGACGGAACCTTCACCAACGTGACTGAGTGGATGTTCGAACATCCTGAAGACGCGATGTCGGCGAACGGAACAGCGAAAACCGCGATCGGGACCAACCCACGTAACACTTGGACGTCATCCGTTGCAATGGCCGACATTGACCAAGACGGCTTGTCTGATCTGATCGAAATCAACTACTGCGGGGGCCCAACTCCGTACGAACAACGTTGCCTTGACGAGATCATCAAGAAATATCGATCGTGCCAACCGATCACACTTCCAGCGGAACGTGATCGGGTTCATCGGAACCGAGGTGTGATCGAGACTTCGTCTCTGTTCGAAGACGAAACGGATCGATGGTTTGCTGGCAGTGACCCCGGTCGCGGTCTCGGGATATTGGTCGGACAAATCGATGGCATGGACGGATTGGATCTTTATATTTCAAACGACATGACAGCGAATCATTTTTGGCGTTTTGAAAACGCCACCAAATCGCTCAACGAACAAGCCACCATTCGAGGCGTCGCGTTCAATCATCAGTCTGCTGCCGAAGCGTCCATGGGAATCGCGGTAACGGACGCTGATGGCGACCTCGACCTGGATCTGTTTGTCACCCACTTCACTGATGAATCGAACACGTTTTATGAACAAGTTCGAGCGGGTTTGTTCCAAGACACAACGGATTCGGTCCGCTTGGCTGCACCCAGCCGTGACATGCTGGGATTTGGAACACAGTTCCTCGATCTAGACGGCGACGCGATCGATGAACTGGTTGTTGCCAATGGTCACATTGATGAATTCAAGCACAAAGACCTTGAGTACGAGATGCCCGCCCAGCTGTACGCTATCGACAGTGAAAACAAATGGCAGTGGGTTCGCGACTCGGCCATTGGTCCCTACTTTGAAGAACCAAGAATGGGACGGGCGATGGCGACGCTGGATGCCAACCGAGATCGGCAAACGGACTTGGTGGTCACCGACCTGTTCCGCCCCACCGCGCTGTTGATCAACCAAACACCTCGTGCGACCAATTCATTGTCAGTGCGTGTCGTCGGCGTTCAATCCGAACGAGATGCCATCGGAACAACTGTATTGGCAACAACCAGCAGCGGCGTCCAAATGCGGCAGCGAACGGCCGGATCGGGCTATCAAAGTTCGAATGAACCGATCCTTTCGTTTGCCATTCCGGAAATTGATTCAGAGGTGACCTTGGAAGTGCGGTGGCCAAGCGGAATCCAGCAGAGCATCACCGTCTCGATGCCTCAGCAAGAACTGCTGTTGATTGAACCGGCCATCGGCGACTGA
- a CDS encoding ABC-F family ATP-binding cassette domain-containing protein, whose product MAVLIQLRDAEKRFGDQVLLNGANVSLVDDVKVGFVGRNGAGKSTLLRILLGEEEVEKGEVIHHPNLRIGYLRQHDPFHEGESALDFLMRDSGEPDWRCGQVAGQFELKGDYLEGPVKALSGGWQTRVKLAALLLHDPNLLMLDEPTNFLDLRTQILLEHFLRDFGKAALIVSHDRAFLKATCSQTLELSRGQLTMFPGKIQEFLEYREERREHEKRVNATVVAKQKQLQRFIDKNRANASTASQARSKAKQLERLQTTEIVGDEPTVNIRAPRVQPRQGTAVRCEGLAIGYPGHVVAEDISLEIEHGQRAAIVGDNGQGKTTMLRTLVHSLEPIEGSMKWGHGIEIGTYAQHVYTTLDERQTILEHLEYASDPETTRQDVLAMAGALLFRDEHIQKKIKVLSGGERARVCMASLLLGTANVLVLDEPGNHLDVETVEALADALKLYKGTVIFTSHDRHFMAEVATNVIEVRDRRVRNYFGSYETYCEAVEKEIDEGERVRNANAKASGTAPKTGAAKGSGDSRQDQKDQRKREKEVKNLERKIAKLDDEKKDLNKKLLTETDPGEAVRLHDQMKEIESELSEAEERWMELSADQWE is encoded by the coding sequence ATGGCCGTTTTAATTCAGCTCCGAGACGCCGAGAAACGGTTCGGCGACCAAGTCTTGCTCAACGGCGCCAACGTCTCTTTGGTTGATGACGTGAAGGTGGGCTTCGTAGGACGAAACGGGGCAGGTAAATCGACGCTGTTGCGAATCCTGTTGGGCGAAGAAGAAGTCGAAAAGGGTGAGGTGATTCACCACCCCAATCTGAGGATCGGTTATCTGCGTCAGCATGATCCGTTTCATGAAGGCGAATCGGCTCTCGATTTTCTGATGCGAGACAGCGGCGAACCGGATTGGCGTTGCGGTCAGGTTGCTGGCCAATTTGAGCTGAAAGGCGACTATCTAGAGGGGCCGGTGAAAGCCCTTTCGGGCGGTTGGCAGACTCGCGTGAAGTTGGCGGCACTGCTGCTTCATGATCCCAACCTGCTGATGTTGGACGAACCTACCAACTTCTTGGATTTGCGAACTCAGATCCTGCTGGAACACTTTCTGCGTGATTTTGGCAAAGCCGCCCTGATCGTCAGCCACGACCGGGCTTTTCTGAAAGCAACTTGCAGCCAGACATTGGAGCTTTCGCGTGGACAGCTGACGATGTTCCCCGGCAAGATTCAGGAATTCCTCGAATATCGCGAGGAGCGACGCGAGCACGAAAAGCGTGTGAATGCGACGGTGGTGGCGAAGCAAAAGCAACTGCAGCGATTTATCGACAAGAACCGAGCCAATGCTTCCACGGCCAGCCAAGCCCGGAGCAAGGCAAAGCAACTCGAGCGATTGCAGACCACTGAAATCGTGGGTGACGAACCAACCGTCAACATTCGCGCGCCCCGCGTTCAGCCTCGACAAGGAACCGCCGTCCGATGCGAAGGGCTGGCGATTGGATATCCAGGACACGTCGTCGCCGAAGATATCTCACTCGAAATCGAGCACGGTCAGCGTGCGGCGATCGTTGGAGACAACGGTCAGGGCAAGACAACGATGCTGCGGACTCTGGTCCACTCTCTCGAACCCATCGAAGGTTCCATGAAATGGGGCCATGGGATCGAGATCGGAACGTATGCCCAGCACGTGTACACGACTTTGGACGAGCGGCAAACGATCCTCGAACATCTCGAGTACGCGTCCGATCCAGAAACCACTCGCCAAGATGTACTGGCGATGGCCGGTGCATTGTTGTTCCGCGATGAGCACATTCAAAAGAAGATCAAGGTGCTTTCCGGGGGCGAACGGGCACGCGTTTGTATGGCGAGCCTTTTGCTAGGGACCGCGAACGTGTTGGTGCTTGACGAACCAGGTAACCACTTGGACGTCGAAACGGTGGAGGCTCTTGCGGACGCGCTGAAGCTTTACAAAGGCACGGTGATCTTCACCAGTCACGATCGTCACTTCATGGCCGAAGTGGCAACCAACGTGATCGAGGTTAGAGACCGCCGTGTTCGCAACTATTTCGGAAGCTATGAGACTTACTGCGAAGCCGTCGAGAAAGAGATCGACGAGGGTGAGCGAGTCCGCAATGCAAATGCAAAAGCGTCCGGCACGGCTCCTAAAACGGGGGCAGCAAAAGGCAGCGGCGATTCAAGACAAGACCAGAAAGATCAACGCAAGCGTGAGAAAGAAGTCAAAAATCTCGAGCGGAAAATTGCCAAGCTGGACGACGAGAAAAAAGATCTGAACAAGAAACTATTGACGGAAACAGATCCGGGCGAAGCCGTTCGCTTGCACGATCAGATGAAAGAGATCGAATCGGAATTGAGCGAAGCCGAAGAGCGTTGGATGGAGCTGAGTGCTGATCAGTGGGAATGA